From a single Terriglobia bacterium genomic region:
- a CDS encoding histidine kinase dimerization/phospho-acceptor domain-containing protein — translation MKNFNRLPRPGAWTRRKDDFLEVLGALAHKLSQPLTSLQGTAEVALMGEMDVKECRRILEISLQETQRMAETLETLRDIVEMERAGIQIQPISWTAVIEEALEAASYAETVDRPRLVNEVGGEVWVNTSPQRLTLATGRLIGGAVRANRDGRAVRIVLSAVKETASLKVFEECTPVGDQGVNGPGTPGASAKPVLDKLERWVLNRSVECQGGRLSVTQISQTSRCYRIDLSLAPPAVPRTGRP, via the coding sequence ATGAAAAACTTTAACCGTCTGCCCCGGCCAGGCGCATGGACAAGACGCAAAGACGATTTTCTGGAAGTGCTGGGAGCCCTTGCCCACAAGCTGAGCCAGCCCCTGACGTCGTTGCAAGGGACGGCTGAAGTTGCGCTGATGGGCGAGATGGACGTGAAGGAGTGTCGGCGGATCCTGGAGATCTCGCTTCAAGAGACCCAGCGCATGGCAGAAACACTCGAGACGCTGCGTGACATTGTGGAGATGGAGAGGGCTGGCATCCAGATCCAGCCCATTTCATGGACAGCGGTCATTGAAGAGGCGCTGGAAGCGGCCTCATACGCCGAAACGGTCGATCGTCCGCGCCTGGTCAACGAGGTAGGAGGCGAAGTTTGGGTAAACACCAGCCCGCAACGGCTGACTCTGGCTACCGGCCGGCTGATCGGCGGGGCTGTCAGGGCCAACCGCGACGGGCGTGCGGTTCGAATCGTTCTTTCGGCCGTCAAAGAAACGGCTTCCCTGAAGGTGTTTGAAGAGTGTACGCCTGTCGGCGACCAGGGTGTCAACGGCCCTGGGACGCCCGGCGCTTCGGCAAAGCCCGTCTTGGATAAGCTTGAGAGATGGGTTCTCAACCGTTCCGTCGAGTGTCAGGGTGGACGGCTGAGTGTCACGCAAATTTCGCAAACTTCCCGCTGCTACCGGATCGATCTCTCGCTGGCGCCTCCCGCGGTTCCCAGAACCGGCAGGCCTTGA
- a CDS encoding response regulator transcription factor yields the protein MRILVAEDDRPVASFLKKGLEAEHYAVDVVPDGQEALYMAEEYEYDLVLLDLVLPKMDGLQVLRQIRSRKKNLPVLVLTGRARVEDRVKGLDLGADDYLVKPFAFRELTARVRALLRRGDIPANFKLQVEDLAMNLVERAVFRGERKIELTPKEFALLEYLMRNHGRAVSRPMIIEHVWNFSFDTMTNVVDVYINYLRKKVDEGETSKLIHTVRGVGYRIGKAQ from the coding sequence GTGAGAATACTTGTTGCTGAAGATGATCGCCCAGTGGCCAGTTTTCTGAAAAAGGGGCTGGAAGCTGAGCACTATGCTGTGGATGTCGTTCCCGATGGGCAGGAAGCTCTCTATATGGCGGAAGAGTACGAATATGATCTCGTGCTTCTTGACCTGGTGCTGCCCAAGATGGACGGCCTCCAGGTGCTGCGGCAGATCAGAAGCCGCAAAAAGAATCTGCCGGTGCTGGTGCTGACGGGGCGCGCTCGCGTGGAGGACCGGGTCAAAGGTCTGGACCTTGGAGCGGACGATTACTTGGTGAAGCCCTTCGCCTTTCGCGAACTTACAGCGAGGGTCAGGGCCCTGCTCAGGCGCGGCGACATCCCTGCGAATTTCAAGCTCCAGGTCGAAGACCTGGCGATGAATCTTGTGGAGCGCGCTGTCTTCCGCGGTGAAAGGAAGATCGAGCTGACTCCCAAGGAATTCGCATTGCTGGAATACCTGATGAGGAACCATGGCCGGGCGGTTTCACGCCCGATGATCATCGAACACGTTTGGAACTTTTCTTTTGACACCATGACCAACGTTGTGGACGTTTACATCAATTACCTCCGGAAAAAAGTGGATGAGGGGGAAACCTCGAAACTGATCCACACCGTTCGCGGCGTCGGATACCGAATCGGAAAAGCTCAATAA
- a CDS encoding sigma-54 dependent transcriptional regulator, with protein MPEGSILVVDDELRQREIYRDIFLDEGYETVTAPSGEAALRLVAQKRFDLVLTDLNLTGMTGIELLTQILQTDPTVAIVLITGYPSIESAIDATKRGVYQYLEKPVDRSKLLEVVSDALGRLASLKQTIIGRSPAIREMIRMVMKVAPTTHTVLILGESGTGKELVAREIHKHSPRNQKPFLAVNCASLTESLLESELFGHEKGAFTDAHQQKKGLFERADHSTLFLDEIGDTSLAMQAKILRALQEREILRVGGTDPVKVDVRIIAATNRNLDQLMKDGRFREDLYYRLKVIPIICPPLRERRDDIEELALHFTHKAGLASGREVHSISPEALNALEAYRWPGNVRQLEWAIERAVVLGESDRVEIQDLPPEISSEDIGFESASPAPPADGVRITPVIQETSWEEHEKAKITEALHRTNGNITRAAQLLGMTFRTLQYRLEKFGIRKQ; from the coding sequence ATGCCCGAAGGCTCCATTCTGGTTGTTGATGATGAACTGAGACAGCGCGAAATCTACCGCGACATCTTCCTGGATGAGGGCTATGAGACCGTCACGGCCCCCAGCGGCGAAGCCGCCCTCCGGCTGGTTGCCCAAAAACGGTTCGATCTGGTTTTGACGGACTTGAACCTGACCGGCATGACGGGCATCGAGCTGCTCACCCAGATACTTCAGACCGACCCTACCGTTGCCATTGTGCTGATTACCGGGTACCCGTCCATCGAATCGGCGATTGATGCCACGAAGCGCGGCGTCTACCAGTACCTGGAAAAGCCGGTGGACCGGTCGAAACTGCTGGAAGTGGTCAGTGACGCCCTTGGCCGCCTGGCCTCTCTAAAGCAGACCATTATCGGGCGCTCTCCCGCCATCAGGGAAATGATCCGAATGGTGATGAAGGTCGCGCCCACCACGCACACCGTCCTGATTCTCGGCGAGAGCGGCACGGGAAAAGAGCTGGTGGCCCGTGAAATCCACAAACACAGTCCCCGGAACCAGAAACCCTTCCTGGCGGTCAACTGCGCATCGCTGACGGAAAGCTTGCTGGAGAGCGAACTGTTCGGCCACGAGAAGGGCGCCTTTACAGACGCCCATCAGCAGAAGAAGGGGCTGTTCGAGCGCGCCGACCATTCCACGCTCTTTCTTGATGAAATCGGCGACACCAGTCTGGCCATGCAGGCTAAGATTTTGCGGGCCCTCCAGGAAAGAGAAATTCTCCGCGTGGGAGGAACGGACCCTGTCAAGGTGGATGTCCGCATTATCGCGGCTACCAACCGCAATCTGGACCAGTTGATGAAGGATGGCAGGTTCCGCGAGGACCTTTATTACCGGCTGAAGGTGATCCCGATCATCTGTCCTCCTTTGCGGGAACGGAGGGACGACATCGAAGAGCTGGCGCTCCACTTTACGCACAAAGCGGGGCTGGCCTCCGGCCGCGAGGTACACAGCATCTCACCCGAAGCTCTGAATGCGCTGGAGGCCTATCGTTGGCCGGGAAACGTCCGCCAGTTGGAATGGGCGATCGAGCGGGCAGTCGTGCTGGGTGAATCTGATCGCGTGGAGATCCAGGACCTTCCGCCGGAAATATCGTCTGAAGATATCGGTTTTGAATCAGCATCGCCTGCGCCGCCCGCCGACGGCGTCCGGATCACGCCGGTTATTCAGGAAACGAGCTGGGAGGAGCACGAGAAGGCCAAAATCACCGAGGCCTTGCACCGCACCAACGGAAACATCACTCGTGCCGCTCAGTTACTGGGCATGACCTTCCGCACACTCCAGTATCGCCTGGAAAAGTTCGGCATCCGAAAGCAGTAG
- a CDS encoding ATP-binding protein: protein MRRHVLNFRFRTRLVLVMFLITASTSTILMIAYVQHNRHIKAYVAGQTSDLVEIIALIQATISPKLDLRQAQSEYLSKLKSAGLSSINVLSTTGEVVASTNPHQIGTKVKLRRRRTRSKEGPIQITAQLRDVDTDAQVGQQHYDIRFPIVQGEKVIGYVQVGGQMDEVGAMLNHVYFLWLAWILVTMVAGMFAIVYLAFRFTRPIDQLVEGANQVAGGNLYVFIPEGGSDEMGLLARTFNQMAERLRDARELQKRLNEAEKSSLLGHFASTVAHEVRNSLNFLNLSIDQIRAKRWLTDESPGRELRASLANMKDEITRLNRLVNDFLAVGRQTPPQIAPCDLKAIVEQAVGLVEKQANAQDIRIANKLSEDLPELQADAAQLKTCFLNILTNSVQAMPNGGTIFIEAKLMPVGDAGPSLQLRFRDTGPGIRDDDREKIFTPYFSTKVTGFGLGLAITRKIIEDHGGRVFVARQNAPGAEVVLEVPVSGPPVSRVPALASSTVA from the coding sequence TTGAGAAGGCATGTCCTGAATTTTCGATTCCGCACCCGCCTGGTGCTCGTGATGTTTCTCATCACGGCCAGCACCAGCACCATTCTCATGATTGCCTACGTCCAGCACAACCGCCACATCAAGGCCTACGTGGCGGGCCAGACCTCTGATCTGGTGGAAATCATCGCTCTCATCCAGGCCACGATCTCTCCGAAGTTGGACCTGCGGCAGGCGCAGAGCGAATACCTGAGCAAACTTAAATCTGCGGGTCTGTCTTCGATCAATGTGCTTTCGACCACTGGAGAGGTTGTGGCCAGCACCAATCCGCACCAGATTGGAACCAAAGTCAAGCTGCGAAGGCGGAGGACCAGAAGCAAGGAAGGCCCCATTCAGATAACGGCCCAACTACGGGACGTGGATACAGACGCGCAGGTAGGCCAGCAGCATTACGACATCCGGTTCCCTATTGTTCAGGGGGAAAAAGTCATCGGCTATGTCCAGGTGGGCGGCCAAATGGATGAGGTTGGAGCGATGCTCAATCATGTCTATTTCCTGTGGCTGGCCTGGATACTGGTGACGATGGTGGCCGGTATGTTTGCCATCGTTTATCTGGCGTTCCGGTTCACCAGGCCGATTGACCAGCTCGTGGAAGGCGCCAATCAGGTGGCGGGAGGAAATCTTTACGTTTTCATCCCGGAGGGTGGCTCGGACGAAATGGGGCTGCTCGCTCGCACGTTCAATCAGATGGCTGAACGGCTCCGCGACGCACGGGAGCTCCAGAAGCGGCTGAACGAGGCGGAGAAATCGTCCCTGCTCGGGCATTTTGCCTCCACCGTGGCGCATGAGGTAAGGAACTCGCTGAATTTCCTGAATCTGAGCATTGACCAGATCCGGGCCAAGCGCTGGCTGACCGACGAGTCGCCGGGACGCGAATTGCGCGCCAGCCTTGCCAACATGAAAGACGAGATCACGCGCCTGAACCGGCTGGTGAATGACTTTCTGGCCGTGGGAAGACAGACGCCTCCTCAGATAGCGCCCTGCGACCTGAAGGCCATTGTTGAACAGGCGGTCGGGCTGGTGGAAAAACAGGCCAACGCGCAGGACATCAGAATTGCCAACAAATTGTCTGAGGACTTGCCTGAGCTTCAGGCGGACGCCGCGCAATTGAAGACCTGCTTCCTGAATATACTCACCAACTCGGTGCAAGCCATGCCGAACGGCGGAACGATTTTCATCGAGGCGAAACTCATGCCGGTCGGCGACGCCGGGCCCAGCCTACAACTGCGATTCCGGGACACCGGGCCGGGCATTCGCGACGACGACCGGGAGAAGATTTTCACTCCGTACTTCTCCACCAAGGTCACCGGCTTCGGTTTGGGCCTGGCGATCACCCGAAAAATCATTGAAGACCACGGAGGCCGGGTTTTTGTGGCGCGCCAGAACGCTCCGGGCGCCGAGGTGGTTTTGGAAGTGCCGGTCTCCGGGCCGCCTGTCTCACGCGTCCCGGCGCTTGCGAGTTCAACGGTCGCGTGA
- a CDS encoding rhodanese-like domain-containing protein, translated as MNDMVHFLARHGYWLVFVSLLGGQAGLPIPGNLILLAAGALAASGKLNLAAIVVLSALALVSADLAWFQAGRKWGKRILHFACGISKDPGGCVRKAEGSFGRHGVRLFLGSKFVIGIDAVAVPLAGALNTPRTQFLFFDAVGATLWSGAYATLGYVFRKQLDLIAAYAARMEVLVGILLAAGLGFYIIFKVVRWLRFMHEFRLARITPDQLRDKLRAGDDVLILDVRRNGGSAQELQGIPGAVRIDPHHIGRDIRAMVAVETPNRHVVIYCTCPSEFSSARVALALRRRGLQHVWPLAGGLHAWRDRGFPVTKVAPATPPPAS; from the coding sequence ATGAATGATATGGTCCACTTCCTCGCGAGACACGGTTACTGGTTGGTGTTTGTTTCCCTGCTGGGTGGCCAGGCCGGTTTGCCGATACCGGGGAATTTGATTCTTCTTGCGGCCGGCGCACTGGCGGCCTCCGGGAAACTGAACCTCGCCGCCATCGTGGTCCTTTCGGCCCTCGCCCTGGTGTCGGCGGATCTGGCTTGGTTCCAGGCTGGGCGGAAGTGGGGCAAGAGAATCCTGCATTTCGCCTGCGGGATATCCAAAGATCCGGGGGGTTGTGTGCGGAAGGCAGAAGGGTCCTTTGGCCGGCATGGTGTGAGATTGTTCCTGGGTTCAAAGTTTGTAATCGGCATCGATGCTGTCGCGGTCCCATTGGCAGGAGCATTGAACACGCCTCGGACGCAGTTTCTCTTCTTCGATGCCGTGGGAGCCACGCTCTGGTCGGGAGCATACGCCACGCTGGGCTATGTCTTTCGTAAACAACTGGATCTGATTGCAGCATACGCAGCGAGGATGGAAGTTCTGGTGGGCATCCTGTTAGCCGCAGGACTCGGCTTCTACATTATTTTCAAGGTTGTCCGTTGGCTCAGATTCATGCATGAATTCAGATTGGCGCGGATCACGCCTGACCAGCTTCGGGACAAACTGCGCGCGGGCGACGACGTCCTGATTCTGGATGTGCGGCGGAACGGAGGGTCCGCACAAGAGCTTCAGGGTATTCCCGGCGCGGTGCGAATCGATCCACATCATATTGGACGGGACATAAGGGCAATGGTCGCGGTGGAGACACCCAATCGTCATGTCGTCATCTACTGTACCTGTCCGAGTGAATTCAGCAGTGCGCGCGTTGCGCTGGCGCTTCGGCGCAGGGGATTGCAGCACGTGTGGCCGCTTGCCGGCGGTCTGCACGCGTGGCGAGATCGTGGCTTCCCCGTCACGAAAGTAGCCCCGGCGACGCCCCCTCCAGCCAGTTGA
- a CDS encoding radical SAM protein: MMLKSTGVHGSPGSETADGTEGSPSLPPLGSALKVLLVWPRFPSSFWTFDGILDLVPIKTDQPPLGLLTVAALCPKTWTLRLLDRSFEDLLDADLLWADLIMVSGMRVQKDDIREILLRARALGKRTIIGGPLASSEPELLLRLADHVVVGEPDEVFPEIASNLEQGSAKRLYVVKEKPDVSKTPLPRFDLLKIDKYASMAIQFSRGCPFQCEFCDIITIYGRKPRTKNPAQVTAELDALFELGWRDQVFIVDDNFIGNHKQALQLALKLQEWQKSRGYPLLFYTEASIDLGQKPDLIDAMVKANFFYVFIGIESPSANSLVEAKKYQNLRRDPLESVHFIQSQGLWVTAGFIIGFDSDTEAIFDEQRDFIERAAIPWAMAGFLQAPPTTPLFDRMMKEGRLLMDTTATSNFDPPNFKTLLPLPVLLKGFKDTLSSLYAPSAFYDRCYRSLLQWKARKPQKAPKVPFGVTLGIFVRSIVRQGLLSNYRRAYWKFVLRLFGRWLFVPRKLSFGFAMLLSGHHFIPYAARVEDQLEIELDKYRIEKATAESLKEAIVC; this comes from the coding sequence ATGATGCTGAAATCGACCGGCGTTCACGGGTCCCCGGGGTCTGAAACTGCGGATGGCACGGAAGGATCTCCCAGCCTTCCTCCCCTCGGGTCCGCCCTTAAGGTCCTCCTGGTCTGGCCGCGTTTTCCGTCTTCGTTCTGGACCTTCGATGGGATCCTGGACCTTGTTCCCATCAAGACAGATCAGCCCCCGCTCGGCCTGCTGACTGTCGCCGCGCTCTGTCCGAAGACCTGGACGCTAAGGCTGCTCGATAGAAGCTTTGAGGACTTGCTCGATGCAGACCTCCTTTGGGCCGATCTCATCATGGTCAGCGGCATGCGGGTGCAGAAAGATGACATTCGCGAAATCCTCCTGAGAGCGCGGGCCCTGGGCAAGCGAACTATAATCGGCGGACCTTTGGCGAGCAGCGAACCGGAACTCTTACTTCGACTGGCGGACCATGTGGTGGTGGGTGAGCCGGACGAGGTCTTCCCTGAGATTGCGTCTAACCTTGAACAGGGCTCTGCCAAGCGTCTGTATGTGGTCAAAGAAAAGCCTGATGTCAGCAAGACGCCTCTCCCCAGGTTTGATCTCCTCAAAATCGACAAGTATGCTTCGATGGCTATCCAGTTCTCCCGCGGTTGCCCATTCCAGTGCGAATTCTGCGACATCATCACCATTTACGGAAGGAAGCCCCGAACCAAGAACCCTGCCCAGGTGACAGCCGAACTGGATGCCTTGTTTGAACTTGGATGGCGCGACCAGGTCTTTATCGTTGACGACAACTTTATCGGGAACCACAAACAGGCCCTCCAACTGGCCCTTAAACTTCAGGAATGGCAGAAGAGCCGGGGCTACCCGCTATTGTTTTACACCGAGGCATCGATCGATCTCGGCCAGAAGCCGGATTTGATTGACGCCATGGTGAAGGCGAACTTTTTTTACGTTTTCATCGGAATCGAGAGCCCTTCCGCCAATTCCCTGGTGGAAGCGAAGAAATACCAGAACTTGCGGCGTGATCCTCTGGAGAGCGTTCACTTCATCCAGAGCCAGGGCCTTTGGGTGACGGCGGGTTTTATCATTGGGTTCGATTCCGATACCGAAGCAATCTTCGACGAGCAACGGGACTTTATTGAGCGGGCAGCCATTCCATGGGCCATGGCGGGATTTCTGCAGGCGCCTCCCACAACTCCGCTTTTTGACCGAATGATGAAAGAAGGCCGGTTACTCATGGATACCACAGCCACCAGTAACTTTGATCCCCCCAACTTCAAAACTCTTTTACCTCTGCCCGTTCTGCTGAAGGGATTCAAGGACACCCTGTCTTCCCTATACGCACCCTCGGCGTTTTACGACCGGTGCTACCGGTCGCTTCTGCAGTGGAAAGCCCGGAAGCCGCAGAAGGCCCCCAAGGTTCCCTTCGGGGTAACGCTTGGAATCTTCGTTCGCTCCATTGTGCGGCAGGGTCTCCTCTCCAACTACCGGCGCGCGTACTGGAAATTTGTGCTTCGGCTCTTCGGGCGATGGCTGTTCGTTCCACGCAAGCTCAGCTTTGGGTTCGCAATGCTACTGTCAGGACATCATTTCATACCCTACGCCGCGCGCGTCGAGGACCAACTGGAGATCGAACTCGACAAATACAGAATCGAGAAGGCAACCGCGGAGTCACTTAAAGAGGCGATAGTTTGTTAG
- the dxs gene encoding 1-deoxy-D-xylulose-5-phosphate synthase — protein MEYRYLPRIDSPADLRKVPREDLPKVAEELRDYLISVVSKVGGHLASSLGTVELTLALHYLFDTPRDKIVWDVGHQAYGHKVLTGRRDRLATIRQYGGISGFPVREESPYDTFNVAHAGTAISGALGMAVARDLKGENFHVVAVVGDAGLTSGLELEGINNLGTLQRKVLVVLNDNEMSISPNVGAIAGYLNRVVHGQAYHRVTHEVEKMILTVPRLGPRLLKLSKDMVESAKTALIPGLVFEELGFDYVGPISGHNMEELLTAISRVKDNSKPTLLHVVTQKGKGYPHAEMLPVKFHGVTQFDVATGAFRKAPAKAPPYTSVFGNAMCELAEKDKRIVAITAAMAEGTGLVEFAKRFPDRFFDVGIAEQHAVTFACGLACEGLRPMVAIYSTFLQRAYDQVIHDACLMRLPVAFALDRAGIVGADGPTHNGLYDLAYLAAVPGMVVMAPKDENELRHMLATALDVNGPAAVRYPRGNGFGVPLDQEFKRLEIGKGEILREGSDIAILALGSMVYPALESAERLEASGIRATVINARFMKPLDQELICCLASEKQFLVTVEEGTECGGFGSAVAALLQDRRIPATVVRIAVPDRIIPHGAPNLLHAKYGLDADGIVEKIQSFVNKAPILRKLSL, from the coding sequence ATGGAATACCGGTATCTGCCACGAATCGATTCACCCGCAGATTTGAGGAAAGTTCCCCGCGAAGACCTGCCCAAAGTTGCAGAAGAGCTTCGCGATTATCTCATCTCCGTGGTCTCCAAAGTCGGCGGCCATCTGGCTTCCAGCCTTGGGACGGTCGAACTGACGCTGGCGCTGCATTACTTGTTCGACACACCCAGGGACAAGATCGTATGGGACGTGGGACACCAGGCCTACGGCCACAAGGTCCTGACGGGCCGGCGCGACCGCCTGGCGACCATCCGGCAGTATGGCGGCATTTCCGGTTTTCCGGTGCGGGAAGAGAGCCCTTACGACACCTTTAACGTTGCCCATGCAGGCACCGCCATTTCCGGAGCGCTCGGAATGGCCGTGGCGCGAGATCTGAAGGGTGAGAATTTCCACGTGGTCGCTGTGGTGGGCGACGCGGGATTGACTTCCGGCCTTGAACTTGAAGGGATCAATAATCTTGGGACCCTCCAGAGAAAAGTCCTGGTGGTTCTGAACGATAACGAAATGTCGATTTCGCCGAACGTGGGAGCCATCGCCGGTTATCTGAACCGCGTGGTGCATGGCCAGGCTTACCATCGGGTCACTCACGAAGTCGAAAAAATGATTCTGACCGTCCCGCGGCTGGGACCCCGGCTTCTGAAGCTCTCGAAGGACATGGTGGAATCCGCCAAGACCGCCTTGATTCCAGGGCTGGTGTTCGAGGAACTCGGTTTTGACTACGTCGGGCCGATCAGCGGTCACAACATGGAAGAGCTTCTCACGGCGATTTCGCGGGTGAAAGACAACTCCAAGCCAACCCTGTTGCACGTTGTGACTCAGAAGGGCAAAGGCTATCCGCATGCGGAAATGCTGCCGGTCAAATTCCACGGCGTGACGCAGTTTGACGTGGCCACGGGGGCCTTTCGCAAGGCCCCGGCAAAGGCGCCCCCGTATACCTCGGTGTTTGGCAATGCGATGTGCGAGTTGGCGGAGAAAGACAAGCGCATCGTAGCCATCACCGCGGCCATGGCCGAAGGAACAGGGCTCGTGGAATTCGCCAAGCGTTTCCCTGACCGCTTCTTTGATGTTGGCATCGCTGAACAACATGCGGTGACTTTTGCCTGCGGTCTGGCGTGCGAGGGTTTGCGCCCCATGGTGGCCATCTACTCCACTTTCCTGCAGCGGGCCTATGACCAGGTGATTCACGACGCCTGCCTGATGCGCCTGCCGGTGGCATTTGCGCTCGACAGGGCAGGAATCGTTGGCGCGGATGGTCCCACGCACAACGGTCTTTATGACCTGGCTTACCTTGCTGCCGTTCCTGGGATGGTGGTGATGGCGCCAAAAGACGAAAACGAGCTGCGCCACATGCTGGCCACCGCGCTTGATGTGAATGGCCCGGCGGCCGTGCGCTATCCCCGCGGCAACGGGTTCGGAGTGCCGCTCGACCAGGAGTTCAAGCGCCTCGAAATCGGCAAGGGTGAAATACTTCGCGAAGGAAGCGACATCGCCATTCTTGCTCTGGGCAGCATGGTCTACCCGGCGCTGGAGTCCGCCGAGCGGCTGGAAGCTTCTGGGATCCGCGCCACCGTCATCAATGCCCGCTTTATGAAGCCGCTGGACCAGGAGCTGATCTGTTGTCTGGCATCAGAAAAACAGTTTCTGGTGACCGTCGAGGAAGGCACAGAGTGCGGCGGGTTCGGCTCCGCAGTCGCGGCCTTGCTTCAAGACCGGCGAATCCCCGCCACCGTGGTGCGCATCGCAGTTCCTGACCGCATCATTCCTCACGGAGCGCCAAACCTGCTCCATGCCAAATATGGGCTGGATGCCGACGGCATCGTGGAAAAAATTCAGAGCTTCGTCAACAAGGCCCCGATTCTCCGCAAGTTGAGCCTGTGA
- a CDS encoding farnesyl diphosphate synthase encodes MSTSTTVSQYLDEQRALIDLELERILPPDDAYPNSIHQAMRYSVFAGGKRLRPILCAEAGRLLGADGPSLMRIASALELVHTYSLIHDDLPALDNDDLRRGKPTCHRAFGESTAILTGDALLTLTYEVLAEPGLASPECQLRIIYELALATGTREGMVAGQVLDLEATDQNVDPRTLELIHSAKTGAFLCAAVKCGAIFAGATDVDLKRVTSYGRKIGLAFQIADDLLDVLGSSATLGKTAGKDDEQRKATYPALYGIEESRLMARRLIEEACQSLEPYGKSASRLQELAHFLIERTA; translated from the coding sequence TTGAGCACTTCCACAACGGTTTCACAATATCTTGATGAGCAGCGTGCTCTGATTGATCTGGAACTTGAGCGGATTCTCCCTCCCGATGACGCTTACCCAAACTCCATCCATCAGGCGATGCGTTACTCGGTGTTTGCCGGCGGCAAGCGGTTGCGCCCCATTCTTTGCGCCGAGGCCGGGCGATTGCTCGGGGCTGATGGACCATCCCTGATGCGGATTGCTTCCGCGCTGGAATTGGTCCACACCTATTCCCTGATCCACGATGACCTGCCGGCGCTCGATAACGACGACTTGCGGCGCGGCAAACCGACCTGCCATCGCGCCTTCGGAGAATCCACCGCGATCCTGACGGGAGACGCCCTGCTCACTTTGACCTACGAAGTGCTGGCAGAGCCGGGGTTGGCATCTCCTGAATGCCAGCTTCGTATCATTTATGAACTGGCCCTGGCCACCGGGACCCGCGAAGGCATGGTTGCAGGTCAGGTACTGGACCTGGAAGCCACGGACCAGAACGTAGACCCCCGAACGCTTGAGTTAATCCATTCCGCCAAGACGGGAGCTTTTCTTTGCGCAGCCGTGAAGTGCGGCGCCATCTTTGCCGGGGCCACGGATGTTGACCTCAAGCGGGTCACAAGCTATGGCCGGAAGATTGGGCTGGCCTTCCAGATCGCGGATGATTTGCTCGATGTCCTGGGCTCCAGCGCCACCCTCGGCAAGACGGCCGGCAAAGACGATGAACAGCGCAAGGCAACCTATCCGGCGCTGTACGGTATCGAAGAATCACGTCTTATGGCCAGACGGCTGATCGAAGAAGCATGCCAAAGCCTTGAGCCATACGGTAAGTCGGCCAGCAGGCTGCAGGAATTAGCTCATTTTCTGATCGAGAGGACCGCCTGA
- the xseB gene encoding exodeoxyribonuclease VII small subunit, whose product MSQSSKPAKPESFEKNIERLEAIVRQLDDANLPLEQALQIYEEGMKLSEVCQKQLQEAECRIQVLMKKADGKVVAEPFEREENETESI is encoded by the coding sequence ATGTCTCAATCGTCAAAGCCTGCCAAGCCGGAATCTTTTGAAAAAAATATCGAGAGGCTCGAAGCCATCGTTCGCCAGCTTGACGACGCGAACCTCCCGCTCGAACAAGCTTTGCAGATTTATGAGGAGGGCATGAAGCTTTCGGAAGTTTGCCAGAAGCAGCTTCAGGAAGCTGAATGCCGCATCCAGGTCCTCATGAAAAAGGCGGACGGCAAAGTTGTGGCAGAGCCCTTCGAGCGGGAAGAGAACGAAACGGAGTCGATTTGA